Proteins from a single region of Thunnus albacares chromosome 16, fThuAlb1.1, whole genome shotgun sequence:
- the LOC122965548 gene encoding E3 ubiquitin-protein ligase rnf146-like: protein MFSMAGCGEVDCSVSDPAPSKLIEETEDNCCTAGSSSTSTPECAICLQSCVHPVRLPCCHVFCFLCVKGASWHSKRCALCRQEVPEDFLERPVLLSPEELKAAAAGVSRGGVAGSGSRGDYAWYYEGRNGWWQYDERTTRELEEAFAKGRKNIEMLIAGFLYVADLENMVQYRRNEHGRRRKIKRDIVDIPKKGVAGLRLDPEPAPIPALPVPVTPAATERVSSADGSDTAGQSQPTTFGILASLPPVRPPTLLGRHLTSPPSSSPSTLEESLSQLIISQPEGGEVEGDDELHNQTYEYTSGSSESEEERQELERERAGSMPWRRHRQRQLRETQPARMPPRGGPSSSALSLRSRSPDGQCTVTEV, encoded by the exons ATGTTCAG catgGCAGGCTGTGGAGAAGTGGACTGTTCAGTAAGCGACCCGGCTCCCTCCAAGCTGATAGAGGAAACAGAAGATAACTGTTGTACAGCTGGTTCCAGCTCCACTTCCACCCCAGAGTGTGCCATCTGCCTGCAGAGCTGCGTCCACCCTGTACGCCTCCCTTGCTGCCATGTcttctgtttcctgtgtgtgaaaGGCGCCTCCTGGCACAGCAAGCGCTGCGCTCTCTGTCGGCAGGAGGTCCCAGAGGACTTCCTGGAGAGGCCAGTTCTCCTCTCACCTGAAGAACtgaaagcagcagctgcaggggTGAGCCGAGGTGGAGTGGCGGGGAGTGGTTCCCGTGGGGACTATGCATGGTACTATGAGGGGCGCAACGGCTGGTGGCAGTATGATGAGAGGACCACGCGGGAGCTGGAGGAGGCCTTTGCGAAGGGCAGGAAAAACATAGAGATGCTGATTGCAGGATTTCTATATGTGGCCGATCTGGAGAACATGGTGCAATATCGACGAAATGAGCATGGCCGCAGGCGCAAGATAAAGAGGGATATTGTAGATATCCCTAAGAAGGGAGTGGCAGGACTGAGGTTAGACCCTGAACCTGCACCCATCCCTGCTTTACCAGTACCAGTCACCCCAGCAGCAACAGAACGTGTCAGTTCAGCTGACGGATCAGACACTGCAGGCCAATCACAGCCTACGACCTTCGGGATTTTGGCGTCTCTCCCCCCTGTTAGACCTCCAACACTCCTGGGCCGCCATCTCACCAGTCCTCCATCGTCCTCACCCTCAACCCTGGAGGAGTCTCTCTCCCAGCTTATAATCAGCCAGCCggagggaggagaggtggaAGGAGACGATGAGCTTCATAACCAGACGTATGAGTACACATCTGGCAGCAgtgagagtgaggaggagaggcaagagttggaaagagagagagcaggatcGATGCCATGGCGAAGACATAGGCAAAGACAGCTAAGAGAGACCCAGCCGGCCAGAATGCCTCCGAGGGGCGGGCCATCCAGTTCTGCACTCAGTCTCCGCTCACGTAGCCCCGATGGACAGTGCACTGTGACAGAAGTGTGA
- the LOC122965637 gene encoding R-spondin-3-like, which produces MAQEEGRETRERKGSSSVSRLCQTGCATCSTLNGCLSCKPRLFFHLEMDGMRQRGTCLSTCPRGHYGTRSPQINTCTKCKEDCASCFSETFCTRCHPGHFLFRGKCENSCPKGLTANTAMRECTDCPVGCELCERRNMCMRCRADLYFLDGECHLTCPSGFEPDVQLMQCIPQVHCEVGEWTEWGPCVRKRGTRAHRKGKETRTRQVLRSPTNIGDPCPHVSETRKCVIKKRLRRNKL; this is translated from the exons aTGGCTCAGGAGGAGGGTCGAGAAACACGGGAGAGGAAGG GTAGCTCCTCAGTGAGCAGACTCTGCCAGACAGGTTGTGCGACCTGCTCGACCCTGAATGGCTGTCTGTCCTGTAAACCTCGCCTCTTCTTCCACCTGGAGATGGATGGGATGAGGCAGAGGGGTACCTGTCTGTCAACGTGCCCCCGGGGTCACTATGGCACCCGCTCACCACAAATCAACACCTGCACCA AGTGCAAGGAGGACTGCGCGTCCTGCTTCAGTGAAACTTTCTGCACACGCTGTCATCCGGGCCACTTCCTGTTCCGGggcaaatgtgaaaacagctgtccaAAGGGGCTGACGGCAAACACAGCAATGCGGGAATGCACAG ACTGCCCTGTAGGCTGTGAGCTGTGTGAGAGGAGGAACATGTGTATGAGGTGTAGAGCAGACCTGTACTTCCTCGATGGCGAGTGCCACCTCACCTGCCCGAGCGGATTTGAGCCAGATGTACAGCTTATGCAGTGCATCCCCCAAG TGCACTGTGAGGTAGGGGAATGGACAGAGTGGGGTCCATGTGTTCGGAAACGCGGCACGCGGGCCCACAGGAAGGGAAAGGAGACACGTACCCGACAAGTCCTGCGCTCCCCAACTAATATCGGTGACCCCTGCCCTCACGTGTCAGAGACCAGGAAGTGTGTCATCAAAAAGAGACTGAGACGAAATAAGCTGTAA
- the cenpw gene encoding centromere protein W, with protein sequence MLVKAPKLKSTIKSKTKGNVNVRPASEAMIELVTLLFLNSLAEEAKAKAFEEKSATIRAHHVKAVSKKLLKKARG encoded by the exons ATGCTTGTTAAGGCACCAAAATTGAAGAGTACCATCAAATCGAAAACGAAAGGCAACGTTAACGTGAGGCCGGCGTCGGAGGCTATG ATTGAACTAGTGACGCTGCTGTTCCTCAACAGTCTGGCCGAGGAGGCTAAGGCCAAAGCTTTTGAAGAGAAATCTGCAACGATCAGAGCTCACCACGTCAAAGCAGTTTCCAAG aAATTGCTGAAAAAAGCTAGAGGATGA